In Siniperca chuatsi isolate FFG_IHB_CAS linkage group LG20, ASM2008510v1, whole genome shotgun sequence, the following proteins share a genomic window:
- the fasn gene encoding fatty acid synthase isoform X2, whose translation MDEIVIAGISGRLPESNNLEEFWENLINGVDMVTEDNRRWTPGLYGLPKRNGKLKDISHFDAAFFGVHPKQANTMDPQLRLMLEIAYEAIVDGGLNPAALRGSKTGVYIGVSGSEAGEAFSRDPEELLGYSMTGCQRAMLANRLSYFFDFSGPSTAIDTACSSSLLALENAFHAIRQGQCDAALVGGVNLLLKPNTSVQFMKLGMLSPEGTCKSFDSSGNGYCRSEAAVVVLLTKRSVAKRVYATVVNAGNNTDGYKEQGVTFPSGEMQQRLVRSLYQEANITPEQVEYVEAHGTGTKVGDPQEVNGIVSVFCQSKREPLLIGSTKSNMGHPEPASGLAALAKVLLSLERGVWAPNLHFNSPNPDIPALTDGRVQVVDRPIPIRGGIVGINSFGFGGSNVHVILRPAEKPADATAPPRTIPRVLQACGRTEAAVNTILQKGKEHTADDSFLSLLNQVSGVPTASMPYRGYALMGPQSDVMEVQQVQATTRPLWYICSGMGTQWAGMGRSLMQLPDFRESILRSDAALKDTGLVVSQLLMEADNATFEDTVHAFVGLAAIQIAEIDLLTKLGLQPDGIVGHSVGELACGYADGSLSHSEAILAAYWRGRCIKEANLPPGGMAAVGLTWEECLAQCPQGVVPACHNAEDTVTISGPQEAISKYVSELKEQGVFAKEVRSAGVAFHSYYMASIAPALLAALKKVIKEPRQRSSRWVSTSIPQSEWDSPLALYSSADYHVNNLVSPVLFQEGLSLVPENAVVVEIAPHALLQAILKRSLKHTCSILPLMKRGHTNNLEFFLSNIGKIYMNGINVNINSLYPAVKYPVPVGTPLISPLVQWEHAQTWDVPKVEDFSSGSGGSNSATVYNIDINPESPDYYLIGHCIDGRVLYPATGYLVLAWRTLLRSLGVVMEITPVIFEDVTIHRATILPKTGSVQLEVRLMPATNKFEVSENGNLAVSGKVSILEDAALDSFRSQISQQAANDDGDPKMKLTAPDIYKELRLRGYDYGKTFQGILESNNAGDSGKLQWTGNWVTFLDTMLQMIVVGLSGRSLRLPTRIRSVCVDPAVHLEKVCKYADGKQVDVNVNRCLDNIVAGGVQICGLHATVAPRRQQQQSPPTLEEFVFVPYVETECLAANGKLAEQLRLCKGLIHRLQRKLAPHGVKLSIPGLQGESDGPLPSPEPSEPSLVRLLALLCSLELNGNLRSELEQTVEKERACLLQDSLLQGLLDNPALRHCLDTTIENSMPGKIKVLEALSNDGQLFSRVVALLNIQPMLNVDYTATATNLDLLTPHQATLEELAVTSAQWDPLMGPAPGGVVGGADLVVCNHAWGPLKKDPGLLVANLASGAKQGGFVLLHVLLKGETLGETVAFLSSTAQSSSQRGLLTQAEWEKVFSEASLSLVAVRKSFYGSALFLCRCRSPVKQPVFLPVDSTDYKWVETLKAMMAESSDCPVWLTASQAHCGIVGMVNCLCKEPGGHRIRCAFVSNLNESSAAPSLQPAHESMVSVLEGDLVMNVFRDGHWGVFRHQLITHDLNEELTEHAYVNVLTRGDLSSLRWIASPLRHFVTSNTNVQLCRVYYSSLNFRDIMLATGKLPPDAIPGDLALQQCMLGMEFSGCDPIGQRVMGLLPAKGLATNVDADKRFLWEVPSSWTLEQAASVPVVYATAYYSLVVRGRLRLGETVLIHSGSGGVGQAAIAIALSRKCKVFTTVGSTEKRAYLQKRFPQLSAESFANSRDTSFEQHILLHTQGKGVDVVLNSLAEEKLQASIRCLARHGRFLEIGKYDLSNNSPLGMALFLKNVAFHGILLDALFEEGNQEWEEVSQLLKEGIIGGVVQPLKTTVFQRDQVEEAFRYMAQGKHIGKVLLQICYEERGAAVQTASPLSFPAICRTFCRASHSYIITGGLGGFGLELAQWLTERGARKLVLTSRSGIRNGYQAKRVREWQSQNVEVLVSTNDVSTLEGTERLIAEVRQLGPVGGVFHLAMVLKDGMLENLTPQLFLDVNKPKYDSIINLDKVTRKLCPDLSYFVAFSSVSCGRGNPGQSNYGYANSAMERVCEKRRYDGLPGLAVQWGAIGDVGVVLETIGGNDTVIGGTLPQRITSCLEVLDRFLCQQQPVMSSFVLAERTVVKSEGGSQRDLVDAVAHILGVRDVNSLNADASLADVGLDSLMGVEVRQTLERDYDIVMAMREIRQLTINKLRELANHKPGGSNESHHATAKRDGVRSLLESDLTQLLVNPSAPTVTPLNKVQSQERPLFLIHPIEGSIAAFKTLAFKLSVPCYGLQCTKAAPLDSIQSLAAYYVNCIRQVQPDGPYRIAGYSFGACVAFEMCSQLQLQNRPVEYLFLFDGSHSYVAAYTQTYRAKLTPGKESEAETEALCAFIQLFVGIEYNKLLETLLPLSDLEARVNVAVDLITSSHKNISRDSLLFAATTFYYKLKAADSYVPATKYHGNVTLLRAKTSSEYEQNLGADYKLSEVCDGEVSVHIIEGDHRTFLEGEGAESITSIIHSSLAESRVTAREG comes from the exons GAAATGGATACTGCCGTTCTGAGGCAGCAGTGGTAGTGCTGCTGACCAAGCGGTCGGTGGCTAAAAGGGTCTACGCCACAGTGGTCAACGCTGGCAACAACACAGATGGATACAAAGAGCAGG GTGTAACGTTTCCTTCAGGTGagatgcagcagaggctggTTCGTTCTCTCTACCAGGAGGCGAATATAACTCCTGAGCAGGTGGAGTACGTTGAAGCCCACGGCACTGGAACAAAG GTCGGCGACCCACAGGAAGTGAATGGCATTGTCAGTGTGTTCTGTCAATCAAAGCGAGAGCCTCTCCTTATTGGCTCCACCAAGTCCAATATGGGCCATCCAGAACCGGCTTCTGGTCTGGCTGCCCTGGCAAag GTGTTGCTTTCATTGGAGCGAGGAGTCTGGGCTCCCAACCTGCACTTCAACAGTCCTAACCCTGACATTCCCGCCCTCACTGATGGTCGAGTTCAAGTCGTCGACCGGCCTATTCCCATCCGAGGCGGCATCGTAGGCATCAACTCCTTTGGATTTGGAGGTTCAAATGTTCATGTGATCCTTCGACCAGCAGAGAAACCAGCCGACGCGACTGCGCCGCCCAGGACGATCCCCAGGGTGCTTCAGGCCTGTGGCCGCACAGAGGCCGCGGTGAACACCATTCTGCAAAAGGGGAAGGAACACACTGCAGATGACAGCTTCCTGTCTCTGCTGAATCAGGTGTCAGGAGTTCCTACTGCCAGCATGCCCTACCGAGGCTACGCACTGATGGGCCCTCAGAGTGACGTCATGGAGGTGCAGCAGGTGCAGGCCACTACCAGGCCGCTCTGGTACATCTGTTCAG GTATGGGAACACAATGGGCAGGTATGGGCCGCAGTCTCATGCAACTCCCAGACTTCAGAGAGTCCATCCTGCGGTCAGACGCAGCCCTGAAGGACACCGGCCTGGTTGTGTCTCAACTACTCATGGAGGCAGACAATGCCACTTTTGAAGACACTGTTCATGCCTTTGTTGGCCTCGCCGCCATACAG ATAGCTGAGATCGACCTGCTCACTAAGCTGGGTCTGCAGCCTGATGGCATCGTCGGACACTCAGTGGGAGAGCTGGCCTGTGGCTACGCCGACGGCTCCCTCAGTCACAGTGAAGCCATCCTGGCTGCCTACTGGAGAGGCCGCTGCATCAAGGAGGCCAACCTTCCTCCAGGAGGCATGGCTGCAGTCG GGTTGACCTGGGAGGAGTGTCTGGCTCAGTGTCCTCAGGGAGTGGTCCCAGCCTGCCACAACGCTGAGGACACCGTCACCATCTCCGGCCCTCAG GAAGCAATCAGTAAATATGTGTCCGAGCTGAAAGAGCAGGGAGTGTTTGCGAAGGAGGTGCGCAGCGCTGGCGTCGCTTTCCACTCCTACTACATGGCCTCCATCGCTCCAGCCCTGCTGGCTGCTCTGAAGAAG GTGATCAAGGAGCCGCGGCAGCGTTCGTCCCGCTGGGTGAGCACCAGCATCCCTCAGTCTGAGTGGGACTCTCCTTTGGCTCTGTACAGCTCAGCTGACTACCATGTCAACAACCTGGTGAGCCCTGTGCTGTTCCAGGAAGGCCTCAGTCTGGTACCTGAAAACGCTGTGGTGGTGGAGATCGCGCCTCATGCTCTGCTGCAG GCCATCCTGAAGCGCAGCCTGAAGCACACGTGTTCCATCCTCCCCTTGATGAAGAGAGGCCACACCAACAACCTCGAGTTCTTCCTCTCAAATATTGGCAAAATCTACATGAATGG catcaacgtgaatattaacAGCCTCTACCCAGCGGTGAAGTACCCTGTGCCTGTTGGTACCCCTCTGATCTCCCCCTTGGTGCAGTGGGAGCATGCCCAGACCTGGGATGTCCCCAAGGTAGAGGATTTTTCCTCTGGCTCAGGAGGATCCAATTCTGCCACAGTCTACAACATCG ACATAAACCCAGAGTCTCCAGATTACTACCTGATTGGACACTGCATTGATGGGCGTGTCCTTTACCCGGCGACGGGTTACCTTGTGCTGGCCTGGCGTACCTTGCTGAGAAGTCTGGGGGTTGTCATGGAAATCACCCCTGTAATCTTTGAGGACGTCACCATCCACAGGGCCACCATCCTGCCAAAGACCG GCTCTGTCCAGTTGGAGGTGCGTCTCATGCCTGCCACCAACAAGTTCGAGGTTTCAGAGAATGGAAACCTCGCTGTTAGTG GTAAGGTGAGCATTCTGGAGGATGCAGCCCTCGATTCATTCCGTAGTCAGATAAGTCAGCAAGCTGCCAACGACGACGGTGACCCTAAAATGAAGCTGACGGCACCTGATATCTACAAAGAGCTGCGACTGCGCGGCTATGACTATGGGAAGACTTTCCAAGGCATCTTAGAGTCCAACAATGCAG GAGACAGCGGGAAACTGCAGTGGACAGGAAACTGGGTGACCTTTCTGGACACCATGCTGCAGATGATCGTGGTCGGCCTGTCGGGTCGTAGTCTGCGTTTGCCAACCAGGATCCGCTCAGTGTGTGTTGATCCAGCTGTCCATCTGGAGAAGGTCTGCAAGTACGCTGACGGAAAGCAAG TGGATGTCAACGTAAACCGTTGCCTTGACAACATTGTTGCTGGGGGAGTCCAGATCTGCGGTCTGCACGCCACTGTGGCCCCCCgtcggcagcagcagcagagtccCCCAACCCTGgaagagtttgtgtttgttcccTATGTGGAGACAGAGTGCCTGGCAGCCAATGGGAAACTTGCAGAACAGCTGAGGCTCTGCAAAG GTTTAATCCACAGACTGCAGCGAAAGTTGGCCCCTCACGGTGTCAAGCTCTCCATCCCCGGGCTACAAGGGGAGTCAGACGGTCCTCTGCCCAGCCCCGAACCCTCTGAGCCCAGCCTGGTGCGGCTGCTGGCCCTGCTGTGCAGCCTGGAGCTGAACGGGAACCTTCGATCTGAGCTAGAACAGAcagtggagaaggagagagcaTGTCTGCTGCAGGACAGCCTGCTGCAGGGCCTGCTAGACAATCCGGCCCTCAGACACTGCCTGGACACCACCATAGAAAACAGCATGCCTGGCAAGATCAAAGTCCTGGAG GCTCTCTCCAACGATGGCCAGCTCTTCTCTCGTGTGGTAGCCCTCCTCAACATCCAGCCCATGCTGAATGTGGATTACACTGCCACGGCGACCAACCTGGATCTTCTTACGCCCCACCAGGCCACCCTGGAGGAGCTGGCGGTCACTTCAGCTCAATGGGACCCCCTGATGGGCCCAGCTCCTGGAGGCGTAGTAGGAGGGGCAGACCTGGTGGTGTGTAACCACGCCTGGGGCCCTCTAAAGAAGGACCCTGGACTGCTGGTGGCAAATCTGGCTTCTGGAGCCAAACAAGGGGGGTTTGTTCTCCTCCACGTCCTGCTGAAGGGAGAGACTCTGGGGGAAACAGTTGCGTTCCTCTCCAGCACCGCCCAGAGCAGCAGCCAGCGAGGGCTGCTCACACAG GCTGAGTGGGAGAAGGTGTTCTCTGAGGCCTCCCTCAGCCTGGTGGCTGTCAGGAAGTCTTTTTACGGCTCGGCCCTCTTTCTTTGTCGCTGTCGCTCTCCGGTCAAACAGCCCGTTTTCCTACCTGTGGACAGCACTGACTACAAGTGGGTGGAAACACTCAAG GCGATGATGGCAGAGTCATCAGACTGTCCAGTGTGGTTGACTGCCTCTCAGGCTCACTGTGGCATTGTGGGAATGGTCAACTGTCTATGCAAGGAGCCAGGTGGCCACCGAATACG CTGTGCGTTTGTGTCCAATCTGAACGAGTCTTCAGCAGCACCGAGCCTCCAGCCGGCCCATGAGTCCATGGTGTCAGTGCTGGAGGGGGATCTGGTTATGAACGTGTTCAGAGATGGACACTGGGGCGTCTTCAGGCATCAGCTCATCACTCACG ATCTAAATGAAGAGTTGACAGAGCACGCCTACGTAAATGTGTTGACTCGAGGTGACCTGTCTTCTCTGCGCTGGATCGCCTCCCCACTCCGCCACTTTGTGACGAGCAACACCAACGTGCAACTGTGTCGCGTCTACTACAGCTCGCTCAACTTCAGAGATATAATGCTGGCCACCGGCAAACTGCCACCAGACGCTATTCCAG GTGATCTAGCTCTGCAGCAGTGCATGTTGGGTATGGAGTTTTCCGGTTGTGACCCCATCGGTCAGCGTGTGATGGGGCTGCTGCCTGCTAAAGGCTTGGCGACAAATGTGGATGCTGACAAACGGTTCCTCTGGGAGGTTCCGTCCAGCTG GACACTGGAGCAGGCAGCCTCGGTCCCAGTGGTCTACGCTACGGCCTACTACTCTCTGGTGGTGCGTGGCAGGCTCCGCCTCGGAGAGACTGTTCTCATCCACTCAGGGTCAGGCGGGGTCGGCCAGGCTGCCATTGCCATAGCACTCAGCAGGAAATGTAAAGTCTTCACTACAGTCG GCTCAACGGAGAAGCGGGCCTACCTGCAGAAGAGGTTCCCTCAGCTCTCTGCAGAGTCTTTCGCTAACTCCAGAGACACCTCTTTTGAACAGCACATCCTACTCCACACACAGGGCAAAG gtgtggATGTGGTGCTGAACTCTCTGGCTGAAGAGAAGCTGCAGGCTAGTATTCGCTGCCTAGCCAGACACGGGCGCTTCCTGGAGATCGGCAAATATGACCTGTCCAACAACTCCCCACTAG GCATGGCTCTGTTCTTGAAGAATGTGGCATTCCACGGCATCCTGCTGGATGCTCTGTTTGAAGAGGGCAACCAGGAGTGGGAGGAAGTGTCCCAGCTGCTGAAGGAAGGCATTATTGGAGGTGTAGTTCAACCTCTAAAGACTACAGTGTTTCAGAGGGACCAAGTGGAGGAAGCATTCAGATACATGGCTCAGGGCAAGCACATTGGCAAGGTCCTCCTGCAG ATCTGTTATGAAGAGAGGGGGGCAGCAGTCCAAACTGCTTCCCCTTTGTCTTTTCCAGCTATCTGTCGCACCTTCTGCCGCGCCTCCCACTCCTACATCATCACTGGTGGACTGGGGGGCTTCGGTCTGGAGCTTGCTCAGTggctgacagagagaggagcCCGCAAACTGGTGCTGACTTCCAGATCAGGCATCAGGAACG GTTACCAGGCGAAGCGAGTGCGTGAATGGCAGAGTCAAAATGTGGAAGTGCTGGTGTCAACCAATGATGTCAGCACGCTGGAGGGAACAGAGCGACTCATCGCTGAGGTCCGCCAACTGGGTCCAGTGGGCGGTGTCTTCCACCTCGCCATG GTGTTGAAAGATGGCATGTTGGAGAATCTGACTCCTCAGCTCTTCCTTGATGTTAACAAACCTAAATATGACAGCATCATAAACCTGGACAA AGTGACAAGAAAGTTGTGTCCAGACCTCAGCTACTTTGTGGCCTTCTCCTCAGTCAGCTGTGGCCGTGGCAATCCCGGCCAAAGTAACTATGGTTACGCCAACTCAGCCATGGAGCGTGTGTGTGAAAAGCGCCGCTACGATGGCCTACCTGGACTGGCAGTCCAGTGGGGTGCCATTGGCGACGTTGGCGTGGTGCTGGAGACCATAGGTGGCAATGACACAGTGATTGGTGGCACCCTACCACAGCGCATCACATCCTGCCTGGAGGTACTCGACCGCTTCCTGTGCCAGCAGCAGCCAGTGATGTCTAGCTTTGTACTGGCAGAGAGGACGGTGGTAAAGAGCGAGGGAGGAAGCCAGAGAGACTTGGTGGACGCTGTAGCTCACATTCTGG GCGTGCGGGATGTGAACAGCCTCAACGCCGATGCCTCTTTGGCTGACGTGGGCCTGGACTCCTTGATGGGTGTGGAGGTACGGCAGACTCTGGAGCGTGACTACGACATCGTCATGGCCATGAGGGAGATCCGCCAGCTCACCATCAACAAGCTGCGAGAGCTGGCCAATCACAAGCCAGGTGGATCAAATG AATCTCACCACGCTACAGCTAAGAGGGATGGCGTTCGCTCTCTGTTGGAGTCTGATCTGACCCAGCTATTAGTCAACCCCAGCGCCCCCACGGTGACGCCACTCAACAAGGTTCAGAGCCAGGAGAGGCCACTGTTCCTGATCCATCCCATCGAGGGCTCCATTGCTGCCTTTAAGACACTCGCTTTCAAGCTCAGCGTGCCTTGCTATGGCCTGCAGTGCACGAAAG CTGCTCCTCTGGACAGCATCCAGTCCCTGGCAGCCTACTATGTGAACTGTATCAGACAGGTTCAACCAGATGGGCCATATCGAATCGCTGGCTACTCCTTTGGTGCCTGTGTGGCATTTGAAATGTGCTCTCAGCTTCAGCTCCAGAATCGGCCTGTGGAGTACCTCTTTCTGTTTGATGGATCACACTCCTATGTGGCAGCATACACACAG ACCTACAGGGCCAAGTTGACACCAGGTAAAGAGTCTGAAGCTGAAACTGAAGCCCTGTGTGCCTTCATCCAGCTCTTCGTTGGCATTGAGTACAACAAG CTTCTGGAGACTCTTCTCCCGCTGTCAGACCTGGAGGCTCGTGTCAACGTTGCGGTGGACCTAATCACCTCCAGCCACAAGAACATCAGCCGAGACTCGCTGCTCTTTGCAGCCACCACCTTCTACTACAAGTTGAAGGCTGCAGATAGCTACGTGCCCGCGACAAAATACCATGGCAATGTGACGCTGCTGCGTGCCAAAACCAGCAGCGAATACGAACAAAACCTGGGAGCTGACTACAAGCTCAGCGAG GTATGTGATGGCGAGGTGTCAGTACACATCATTGAGGGAGACCACCGCACCTTCCTGGAAGGAGAGGGGGCGGAGTCTATCACCAGCATCATCCACAGCTCACTGGCTGAGTCACGAGTCACGGCAAGGGAGGGCTAG